A stretch of DNA from Bacillus sp. FJAT-45350:
GATGGGAGTAAAATAAATTTGTCGGATTTTATTCACAGAAACTTAACCTAAGTTTCATATTATTCTTAATTTGGTAGCAACGAGATAAATACGGGGAGGTTTCAAATTTATAAGTTTAAAAGAAAGAGTAAGAGAGCAGTTGCTAGAAGTGTAAAAAAAATTAATATCTGGGGGGAAAATTGGTATGGCCGGTAACCGGGAATTTATGAATCGAAGACTACATTCATTATTAGGAGTCATTCCAGTAGGTTTATTCTTAATTATGCATTTAGGAGTTAACTACTTTGCTACTCAAGGAGCAAGTGCATTTAACCAAGCAGCAAACTTTATGGATAACCTACCATTTAAGTATGTTATGGAAATTTTTGTAATCTACATTCCATTACTTTATCATGCAATCTATGGTGTTTATATTGCGTTTCAAGCGAAAAATAATGCAGGGCGCTATGGTTTCTTTAGAAACTGGATGTTTTTCTTACAACGTGTAACAGGTATTATCACATTAATATTCGTTGTTTGGCATGTATGGGAAACACGTGTACAAGTATTCTTTGGAGCAACTGTAGAGTATAACATGATGGCTGATATTTTAAGTAGTCCATTTATGCTAGCTTTCTATATTATTGGGGTTGTTTCTACAACGTTCCACTTTGCTAATGGTTTATGGTCATTTGCTGTGTCTTGGGGTCTTACTGTAACACCTCGTTCACAAGTGATTTCAACATATGTAACATTGGCTATTTTCTTTGCGTTAACATTTATCGGTATTCGCGCAATCTT
This window harbors:
- a CDS encoding succinate dehydrogenase cytochrome b558 subunit, whose translation is MAGNREFMNRRLHSLLGVIPVGLFLIMHLGVNYFATQGASAFNQAANFMDNLPFKYVMEIFVIYIPLLYHAIYGVYIAFQAKNNAGRYGFFRNWMFFLQRVTGIITLIFVVWHVWETRVQVFFGATVEYNMMADILSSPFMLAFYIIGVVSTTFHFANGLWSFAVSWGLTVTPRSQVISTYVTLAIFFALTFIGIRAILAFINPDLANL